A single Aggregatilinea lenta DNA region contains:
- a CDS encoding TolB family protein, producing MKVFSGIILLLALLVAPEANNVLPSAAQGDAGNIAIAGSDGNLYVYEVASGKTTSLTSDAVPGIKQYSWPTWSTDGQMAYFGVDLTRESDPYRLGIFVQPAGSSEAELVYSALDETFTYAYWSPADCAAGDCRDLAVLYTGRNGLALRRVRVADEVMISELGTGGPFYWDWSPDGQSMLWARNGNSLEIYDIMAETVVTHLPDIPGLERAIDWSPVDDRLLAAVRVSPQRSDLTVFDDAARQVIAPGLRGVVSFEWSPDGSQVAYVAGDAALHVVNVADQTEVTTPIEDTLAFFWSPDGSRIAYLSRVRTPGGTLAKPARQVELRLQWSTLDVATDRTTGLSAFLPSEDMLYYLNFYDQFARSHRLWSPDSRYLVYGEVLADGGPVVTLLDTQTPSQTPVKLMDGSIGIFSWD from the coding sequence GTGAAAGTCTTCTCAGGAATCATTCTGCTGCTGGCGCTGCTGGTCGCGCCGGAAGCCAACAACGTTTTACCGTCCGCCGCCCAGGGCGACGCGGGCAATATCGCTATCGCCGGGAGCGACGGCAACCTCTACGTGTACGAGGTGGCGTCGGGCAAGACGACCTCGCTGACATCGGACGCCGTGCCCGGCATCAAGCAGTATAGCTGGCCGACATGGTCCACAGACGGGCAGATGGCATACTTCGGGGTGGATCTCACGCGGGAAAGCGATCCGTACCGGCTGGGGATTTTTGTCCAGCCCGCTGGCAGCAGTGAGGCCGAACTCGTCTACAGCGCGCTCGACGAGACGTTCACCTACGCGTACTGGTCGCCCGCCGACTGCGCCGCAGGGGACTGCCGCGACCTCGCTGTGCTGTACACGGGCCGGAACGGGCTGGCGCTGCGCCGGGTGCGCGTGGCCGACGAGGTAATGATCAGCGAGTTGGGCACGGGCGGTCCGTTCTACTGGGACTGGTCGCCGGATGGCCAGTCGATGCTGTGGGCGCGCAACGGCAACAGCCTCGAAATTTACGACATCATGGCGGAAACGGTCGTGACGCATCTGCCCGACATACCGGGCCTGGAACGCGCGATCGACTGGTCGCCCGTGGACGACCGGCTGCTGGCCGCCGTGCGCGTCTCGCCGCAGCGCTCCGATCTGACCGTGTTCGATGACGCGGCGCGGCAGGTTATCGCGCCGGGGCTGCGCGGCGTGGTCAGCTTCGAGTGGTCGCCGGATGGATCGCAGGTCGCATACGTGGCCGGAGACGCAGCGCTGCACGTCGTGAACGTGGCCGATCAAACCGAGGTCACCACCCCCATCGAGGACACGCTGGCGTTTTTCTGGTCTCCGGACGGATCGCGGATCGCCTACCTGTCGCGGGTTCGCACGCCCGGCGGCACGCTGGCGAAGCCCGCGCGGCAGGTCGAGCTGCGCCTGCAGTGGAGCACGCTCGACGTGGCGACCGATCGCACGACCGGGCTGAGCGCCTTCCTGCCCAGCGAAGATATGCTCTACTACCTGAACTTCTACGACCAGTTCGCCCGCAGCCACCGGCTGTGGTCGCCGGATAGCCGCTACCTCGTCTACGGCGAGGTGCTGGCGGACGGCGGACCTGTAGTCACGCTGCTGGACACGCAAACGCCCTCGCAGACGCCCGTCAAGCTCATGGACGGTTCGATTGGCATTTTTAGCTGGGACTAG
- a CDS encoding putative immunity protein, translated as MIFSKIRDPRFITVRRGGTLQDADHHLLAMWAADCAQHVLHFFEEAQPGDNRPRHAIEQARTWVRGDVSMTQARTAAGHAMGAARDLSGAAREAAYAAGKAAAVAHVAAHELGAAAYAIRAARAAATEAERVEAGRQECQWQRAQLPDEIRELVLDDQRLRNQYCWFVFDC; from the coding sequence ATGATTTTCAGCAAGATCCGAGACCCCAGGTTTATTACCGTGCGTCGCGGCGGCACCCTGCAGGATGCCGATCATCATCTTCTTGCCATGTGGGCGGCCGATTGCGCGCAGCACGTGCTGCATTTCTTCGAGGAAGCGCAGCCCGGTGACAACCGTCCGCGCCATGCGATTGAGCAGGCGCGCACGTGGGTGCGGGGTGACGTGTCGATGACGCAGGCCCGTACCGCCGCAGGGCACGCGATGGGCGCGGCCCGAGATCTGAGCGGCGCGGCGCGGGAAGCCGCTTACGCCGCCGGGAAAGCGGCAGCAGTGGCACATGTGGCCGCGCACGAGCTGGGCGCAGCAGCCTATGCGATCAGGGCTGCACGCGCGGCAGCGACCGAAGCTGAACGGGTGGAGGCCGGTCGCCAGGAATGCCAGTGGCAGCGCGCGCAGCTTCCCGACGAAATCCGGGAACTTGTGCTTGACGACCAGCGACTGCGCAACCAGTACTGCTGGTTCGTGTTCGACTGCTGA
- a CDS encoding LacI family DNA-binding transcriptional regulator produces the protein MATIKDVAREAGVTTATVSYVLNGTGRVSEATRQKVLAAARKLKYRPSVIAQNLRAGESRIIGFAWHTDPGDEWIAVMQRFLYHLSVAVERAGYHVLTFIADADDPVQSYVSLFDSGWVDGFVLAPVQPGDPRVARLLELAIPFVAFGRTQVDLDVPRVGVDDALGIALSVAHLVERGHRRIGFVTWPEALPGADCAEGYRRALAAAGIELDARWSVAAQNTPEDGFRAAQQLLALPAEIRPTAIACASDMLAAGVMRYAAGAGIAVGRDVAVTGYGDLPAAALLTPPLTSVRAPLDMIAEWLVALLLDGLYGTAEYERHLLLEPSLVVRASSDPDRVDG, from the coding sequence ATGGCGACCATTAAAGACGTTGCCCGCGAGGCGGGCGTCACCACCGCGACGGTGTCGTACGTGCTCAACGGGACCGGGCGCGTCAGCGAGGCCACACGCCAGAAGGTGCTCGCGGCGGCGCGCAAGCTGAAATACCGCCCCAGCGTGATCGCCCAGAACCTGCGCGCCGGGGAAAGCCGCATCATCGGCTTCGCGTGGCACACCGATCCGGGTGACGAGTGGATCGCCGTCATGCAGCGGTTCCTCTATCACCTGTCGGTCGCCGTCGAGCGCGCGGGCTACCACGTGCTGACCTTCATTGCGGACGCCGATGATCCTGTGCAGAGCTACGTGAGCCTCTTCGATTCCGGCTGGGTGGATGGTTTCGTGCTGGCTCCGGTGCAGCCTGGCGATCCGCGTGTGGCGCGCCTGCTGGAGCTGGCGATCCCGTTCGTGGCGTTTGGCCGCACGCAGGTCGATCTCGATGTGCCGCGCGTGGGTGTGGACGATGCGCTGGGGATCGCGTTGTCCGTCGCGCATCTGGTCGAGCGCGGACACCGGCGCATTGGCTTTGTGACGTGGCCGGAGGCGCTGCCGGGCGCTGATTGCGCTGAGGGCTACCGCCGCGCGCTGGCCGCCGCCGGGATCGAACTCGACGCGCGCTGGTCGGTTGCGGCGCAGAACACGCCCGAAGACGGTTTCCGCGCCGCGCAGCAGCTTCTGGCGCTGCCCGCCGAGATCCGGCCCACCGCCATCGCCTGCGCCAGCGATATGCTGGCCGCCGGGGTGATGCGCTATGCCGCCGGAGCGGGGATCGCGGTCGGGCGCGACGTGGCCGTGACGGGCTACGGCGATCTGCCTGCCGCCGCGCTGCTCACCCCGCCGCTGACCAGCGTGCGCGCACCGCTGGATATGATCGCCGAATGGCTGGTGGCGCTGCTGCTGGACGGGCTGTACGGAACCGCCGAATACGAGCGTCACCTGCTGCTTGAGCCGTCGCTGGTCGTGCGGGCCAGCAGCGACCCGGATCGCGTCGATGGCTGA
- a CDS encoding sugar ABC transporter permease, with translation MSILGDYRQRYLDERAYETPSALWLRRIRGALIPIVLLVGLLLMAVQGMNVLYLLGALWVAILLAHPTHGFLILYSIITIYPVSRVVTVSLRPTQTLLSTSLAVIPQNASLENYRNLFTEQNFTLWIWNSALITIVVSIIGVTVAATSAYAFSRWRFPGRSPALLLLLSTQMIPAGMLLIPIFIIVSRLGLQNNLLGLALAYITTAIPLSIWILRGYYDTIPYDLEEAAMVDGASRLEAFYRIVLPLSTPALAVIFLFNFLNAWSEYQVANVILKADEIRTWPLGLNDFVGNFQTQWGLYAAASVLITVPVVALFLYSSKYLISGLTLGSVKG, from the coding sequence ATGAGCATCCTCGGAGACTACCGTCAGCGCTACCTGGATGAACGCGCGTACGAGACGCCGTCGGCCCTGTGGCTGCGCCGCATTCGTGGCGCTCTGATCCCCATCGTGCTCCTGGTGGGCCTGCTGTTGATGGCGGTGCAGGGCATGAACGTCCTGTACCTGCTCGGCGCGCTCTGGGTGGCGATTCTGCTCGCCCATCCGACGCACGGCTTTCTGATCCTCTATTCCATCATCACCATCTACCCCGTCTCGCGCGTGGTGACGGTTTCCCTGCGGCCCACGCAGACGCTGCTCTCCACGTCGCTGGCGGTCATTCCGCAGAACGCGTCGCTGGAGAATTACCGCAACCTGTTCACCGAGCAGAACTTTACGCTGTGGATTTGGAACAGCGCCCTGATCACGATCGTGGTGTCGATCATCGGCGTCACCGTGGCCGCGACCAGCGCCTACGCGTTTTCGCGCTGGCGCTTCCCTGGCCGCTCGCCCGCGCTGCTGCTCCTGCTTTCCACGCAGATGATCCCGGCGGGCATGCTGCTGATCCCGATCTTCATCATCGTCTCGCGCCTGGGGCTGCAAAATAACCTGCTCGGGTTGGCGCTGGCCTATATCACTACAGCCATTCCGCTGTCGATCTGGATCTTGCGAGGCTACTACGACACGATCCCGTATGACCTGGAGGAAGCGGCAATGGTGGACGGCGCGAGCCGCCTGGAAGCGTTCTATCGCATCGTGCTGCCGCTTTCGACGCCCGCGCTGGCGGTGATCTTCCTGTTCAACTTCCTGAACGCGTGGTCGGAGTATCAGGTTGCCAACGTGATCCTGAAGGCCGACGAGATCCGCACCTGGCCGCTGGGCCTGAACGACTTCGTCGGCAACTTCCAAACGCAGTGGGGCCTCTACGCCGCCGCGTCGGTGCTGATTACCGTGCCGGTGGTGGCGCTGTTCCTGTACAGCTCCAAGTACCTGATCAGCGGCCTGACGCTCGGCTCGGTCAAGGGCTAA
- a CDS encoding alpha amylase N-terminal ig-like domain-containing protein, with protein sequence MWRKSKSVLTAILVAAVLLAALPLTATPARAQDGIDQAALLHDSRDSLYRTPGGAVTTETTVTLRLRAAAGDLDSVQLRLFDAEDEAQQLIPMSVAATTPDGYDLWEVPVDVGRQTTVYWYRFILSKGGETLYYEDDTRPDGGNTVASREGGSGAAYAQSPDLSYQITVYDPEFYTPEWMRNAIIYQIFPDRFRNGDTGNDPVDGEEVFYGSLPLLFHETWNEEPVDGRATTAPSGEGYYNSDFYGGDLAGVIEKLDYLQDLGVTAIYFNPIFEARSNHRYDTADFKAIDPYLGDMEIFETLVQEADARGITIILDGVFNHLSSDSVFFDRYHRFYGKAGACEELDSPYRDWFLFIAPRLNQPDACVDNPDGATYYTSWAGFDTIPKIDSSQIGPREYVFLDDDSVARTWGAAGIGGWRLDVAGDIDPGGRGTLYWEAFRSVVRQVDPEAVIIGEEWGDASRWLLGKEWDSTMNYRLRSAILGFVRDEQYTDNDSNGDRIIYALTPSEAEASVRAIEEDYPPMAYHAMMNLLDSHDTSRLFFVVGDDPQLQKLAALFQYTMPGAPTVYYGDEIAIDAPSIPDSGGNLQDDPYNRAPYPWTDTEGDAYPAPDEDMLSYYQALGALRHANPALREGAMIPLLADDASGIYAFLRTDAASGNAAVVVLNNSADDQTVDLDFGGLLPTGLTLLPVFEADSISTDGGTASVTVPANSGNAWTVTADAPFAAPEPPTGLSAEGSAGSVALSWDAVEGASGYVVYRSPVAAGGFEPVSNALVAGTTFEDTSVANGFRYFYTVAAVGEDGLVGAQGESAQAIPAATIDSVAYVVDGAPATEAPAEPLVVPLTVGATVDIQAAITITGVTEAEGAAPGVLAEAALDPTPPVAFESLDWTPMQYVEDLDGADVYAASLTPGEAGDYRAMARFSTNAGESWTLATYSDGTYPQVTVQASDDTTPPPAPEGLTVKRATLSGVILTWEPSVADDLYAYRVYRSEDGGEQSLLAEVPMDQGATYTDKAVAEGTDYAYAVTAVDSSLNESDPALAEGVSVTQGMVPVVFNVTVPETTEGDVYLAGSFGTSDYPSWDPAGLLMEQVDDTHWTLTLQIPEGARMEYKFARGSWDQVEKGPDCEEIANRQLTATLAEGEDTLATDDTVAKWRDLDACG encoded by the coding sequence ATGTGGCGTAAGTCCAAGAGTGTTTTGACCGCGATCCTGGTGGCGGCGGTCTTGCTGGCCGCGCTGCCGTTGACGGCCACGCCTGCGCGCGCGCAGGACGGCATCGATCAGGCGGCGCTGCTGCACGACAGCCGCGACTCGCTTTACCGCACGCCCGGCGGCGCGGTGACCACGGAAACGACCGTCACGCTGCGCCTGCGCGCGGCGGCGGGCGACCTCGACAGCGTGCAGCTACGGCTGTTTGACGCCGAAGACGAAGCGCAACAGCTCATTCCGATGAGCGTCGCGGCGACCACGCCCGACGGCTATGACCTGTGGGAAGTGCCGGTGGACGTGGGCCGCCAGACGACCGTCTACTGGTATCGCTTCATCCTGTCCAAAGGCGGCGAGACGCTCTACTACGAGGACGACACCCGGCCCGACGGCGGCAACACCGTCGCGTCACGGGAGGGCGGCTCCGGCGCGGCCTACGCGCAAAGCCCGGACCTGAGCTACCAGATCACGGTCTACGATCCGGAGTTCTACACGCCCGAATGGATGCGCAACGCGATCATCTACCAGATCTTCCCCGACCGCTTCCGCAACGGCGACACCGGCAACGACCCCGTGGACGGCGAGGAAGTGTTCTACGGCAGCCTGCCGCTGCTGTTCCACGAGACGTGGAACGAGGAACCCGTCGATGGGCGCGCGACTACGGCCCCCAGCGGCGAGGGCTACTATAACAGCGACTTTTACGGCGGCGACCTCGCGGGCGTGATCGAAAAGCTGGACTACCTGCAAGACCTCGGCGTGACGGCGATCTACTTCAACCCGATCTTCGAGGCGCGCTCGAACCACCGCTACGACACCGCCGACTTCAAGGCGATTGACCCGTACCTGGGCGACATGGAGATCTTCGAGACGCTGGTGCAGGAAGCCGATGCGCGCGGCATCACCATCATCCTGGACGGCGTGTTCAATCATCTCTCGTCGGACAGCGTGTTTTTCGACCGCTACCACCGCTTCTACGGCAAGGCGGGCGCGTGCGAGGAACTCGACTCACCCTACCGCGACTGGTTCCTGTTCATCGCGCCACGCCTCAACCAACCCGACGCCTGCGTGGACAACCCCGACGGCGCGACGTACTACACGTCCTGGGCCGGGTTCGACACCATTCCCAAGATCGACAGCTCGCAGATCGGCCCGCGCGAGTACGTCTTCCTGGACGACGACAGCGTTGCGCGCACCTGGGGCGCGGCGGGCATCGGCGGCTGGCGGCTGGACGTGGCGGGCGACATCGATCCCGGCGGGCGCGGCACGCTGTACTGGGAGGCGTTCCGCTCCGTGGTGCGGCAGGTCGATCCCGAAGCGGTGATCATCGGCGAGGAATGGGGCGACGCCTCGCGCTGGCTGCTCGGCAAAGAGTGGGACTCGACCATGAATTACCGCCTGCGCAGCGCGATTTTGGGCTTCGTGCGCGACGAGCAGTACACCGACAACGACTCGAACGGCGACCGCATCATCTATGCGCTGACGCCGAGTGAAGCCGAGGCATCGGTGCGCGCCATCGAGGAAGACTATCCGCCGATGGCCTATCACGCCATGATGAACCTGCTCGACAGCCACGACACGTCGCGCCTGTTCTTCGTGGTGGGTGACGATCCGCAGCTTCAAAAGCTAGCCGCGCTGTTCCAGTACACCATGCCCGGCGCGCCGACCGTGTACTATGGCGACGAGATCGCCATCGACGCGCCCAGCATCCCCGACAGCGGCGGTAACCTGCAAGACGATCCGTACAACCGCGCGCCGTATCCCTGGACGGACACGGAAGGCGACGCCTATCCCGCGCCGGACGAGGATATGCTGTCCTACTATCAGGCGTTGGGCGCGCTGCGTCACGCTAATCCCGCCCTGCGCGAAGGCGCGATGATCCCGCTGCTGGCGGACGACGCGAGCGGCATCTACGCCTTCCTGCGCACCGATGCGGCCAGCGGCAACGCGGCGGTCGTCGTGCTGAACAACAGCGCGGACGATCAGACGGTCGATCTGGACTTCGGCGGGCTGCTGCCCACGGGGCTGACGCTGCTGCCAGTCTTCGAAGCCGATTCGATCAGCACGGATGGCGGCACGGCCAGCGTGACCGTCCCGGCCAACAGCGGCAACGCCTGGACGGTGACGGCAGATGCGCCGTTCGCTGCGCCGGAGCCGCCCACCGGCCTGAGCGCCGAAGGCAGCGCGGGCAGCGTGGCGCTGAGCTGGGACGCCGTCGAGGGCGCGTCGGGCTATGTGGTGTATCGCAGCCCGGTCGCGGCGGGCGGCTTCGAGCCGGTCAGCAACGCGCTCGTGGCCGGTACGACGTTCGAGGATACGAGCGTCGCCAACGGTTTCCGCTATTTCTACACGGTGGCCGCCGTGGGTGAAGACGGGCTGGTCGGCGCGCAGGGCGAAAGCGCCCAGGCGATCCCGGCGGCGACCATCGACTCCGTGGCCTACGTGGTAGACGGCGCGCCCGCGACTGAGGCGCCTGCCGAGCCGCTGGTCGTGCCGCTGACGGTGGGCGCGACGGTGGATATCCAGGCTGCAATCACCATCACAGGCGTGACGGAAGCGGAAGGCGCAGCGCCGGGCGTGCTGGCCGAAGCGGCGCTGGATCCGACTCCGCCCGTCGCTTTTGAATCTCTCGACTGGACGCCAATGCAGTACGTCGAGGATCTCGACGGCGCGGACGTCTACGCAGCATCTCTCACGCCCGGCGAGGCCGGGGACTACAGAGCCATGGCGCGCTTCAGCACCAACGCGGGCGAGTCGTGGACGCTCGCTACGTACAGCGACGGCACCTACCCGCAGGTGACGGTGCAGGCGTCCGACGATACGACGCCGCCCCCCGCGCCTGAAGGGCTGACCGTGAAACGCGCGACGCTCTCCGGCGTGATCCTGACCTGGGAGCCGTCGGTGGCGGACGATCTGTACGCGTACCGCGTCTACCGCTCCGAGGACGGCGGCGAGCAGTCGCTGCTGGCCGAGGTTCCGATGGACCAGGGCGCGACGTACACCGACAAGGCCGTGGCCGAAGGCACGGACTACGCCTACGCGGTGACGGCGGTGGACAGCTCGCTGAACGAGTCCGATCCGGCCCTGGCCGAAGGCGTGAGCGTCACGCAGGGCATGGTTCCGGTGGTGTTCAACGTCACCGTGCCGGAAACCACCGAGGGCGACGTGTACCTGGCGGGCAGCTTCGGTACGTCCGACTACCCAAGCTGGGACCCCGCCGGGCTGCTGATGGAGCAGGTGGACGACACGCACTGGACGCTGACGCTGCAGATCCCCGAAGGCGCGCGCATGGAATACAAGTTCGCGCGTGGCAGTTGGGATCAGGTCGAGAAGGGGCCGGACTGCGAGGAGATCGCCAACCGGCAGCTGACCGCGACCCTGGCGGAAGGCGAGGACACGCTGGCGACCGACGACACCGTCGCCAAGTGGCGCGATCTGGACGCCTGCGGGTAA